A stretch of DNA from Candidatus Binatia bacterium:
GTCTGGAGTGTACGCGCGCGCATGAATGGGTGGCGAGGTTGGTGGAGCATTTCCGCGAAGCGATCTCGCTCATTTCGTATGGTCGCCCCACACTGGAGGACGTCTTTGTTCATCACACTGGACAAAGGTTTTGGGTGGGGGAAACCGCATGAGCGCTGGTGCAGCGGTGAGGTTGTGGTTACTGCCCGTCTGGGGTCTTTGGTGGCGGGAGATGGTCCGTTTTGTCCGGCAGCGCAGCCGTGTCACGGGTGCTCTCTTGCAGCCGCTCGTATTCTGGCTTGTGCTGGGTGGCGGGTTGAACGCCTCGTTTCGGCCGGCTGGCGTTACCGGGGTGTCTTACGTCGCCTACTTTTTCCCGGGAACGATCGTCTTGGTACTCTTGTTTACGGCAGTTTTTGCAACGATTGCGACGGTCGAGGATCGCAAATCGGGCTTTTTGCAGGGGGTGCTTGTCGCCCCAGTTCCGCGTCCGGCGATTGTGTTGGGGCAGCTTCTGGGGTCTACGACGTTGGCGACGATCCAGGGCACCTTGATGCTGTGTGCGGCCCCTTTGGTGGGAATCCGTTTCGGACCTGGGGCTGCGGCATTGGCGGTGCTCTTGATGGCCCTCATGGGGCTTGCGCTCAGCGGGTTAGGGTTGAGCATTGCCTGGCGGATGGATTCCACGCAGGGCTTCCACGCTGTGATGAACTTGTTGCTGCTTCCGATGTGGTTTCTATCCGGTGCTGTGTTCCCCATGACAGGCGCTCCCTTTGCAATTCAGTGGCTCATGACTCTGAACCCATTG
This window harbors:
- a CDS encoding transport permease protein, encoding MSAGAAVRLWLLPVWGLWWREMVRFVRQRSRVTGALLQPLVFWLVLGGGLNASFRPAGVTGVSYVAYFFPGTIVLVLLFTAVFATIATVEDRKSGFLQGVLVAPVPRPAIVLGQLLGSTTLATIQGTLMLCAAPLVGIRFGPGAAALAVLLMALMGLALSGLGLSIAWRMDSTQGFHAVMNLLLLPMWFLSGAVFPMTGAPFAIQWLMTLNPLMYGVAALRRSLYWAQTGALEDLPSLGVGVGITILFAVLAFVLATRSARRHLW